Proteins encoded within one genomic window of Lampris incognitus isolate fLamInc1 chromosome 1, fLamInc1.hap2, whole genome shotgun sequence:
- the crybb2 gene encoding beta-crystallin B2, which translates to MATDHQNPASKQQQPGTSAFKLIIYEQENFQGRCHELTGPCNNLQEAGVEKVGSILVLCGPWVGYEQANCKGEQYVFEKGEYPRWDSWTNSRRSDTIFAFRPIKVDSQEHKIVLYENPSFAGKKIEIIDDDVPSFHAHGYQEKVSSVRVHSGTWVGYQYPGYRGYQYLFEKGEYKEISEFGAQLPQIQSVRRIRDMQWHQRGAFHPTA; encoded by the exons ATGGCCACAGACCACCAGAACCCTGCATCTAAGCAGCAGCAGCCTGGGACCAGTGCTTTCAAG CTTATCATCTATGAGCAGGAAAACTTCCAGGGACGTTGCCATGAGCTGACTGGTCCCTGCAACAACCTCCAGGAAGCAGGCGTGGAGAAAGTGGGCTCCATACTGGTGCTGTGTGGACC ATGGGTGGGATATGAGCAGGCTAACTGTAAGGGGGAGCAGTATGTGTTTGAGAAGGGGGAGTATCCTCGCTGGGATTCCTGGACCAACAGCAGGCGCAGTGACACCATCTTTGCATTCCGCCCCATTAAAGTG GACAGCCAGGAGCACAAGATTGTCCTTTATGAAAACCCAAGCTTTGCGGGGAAGAAGATCGAGATCATAGATGATGATGTTCCTAGTTTCCATGCACACGGCTACCAGGAAaaggtctcctctgtgagagttcACAGTGGCAC CTGGGTGGGTTATCAGTATCCAGGCTACAGAGGCTATCAGTACCTGTTTGAAAAGGGAGAATACAAGGAAATCTCTGAGTTTGGAGCCCAACTTCCTCAGATCCAGTCAGTTCGGCGTATCAGAGACATGCAGTGGCATCagaggggtgcatttcaccccacCGCCTGA
- the ctu1 gene encoding cytoplasmic tRNA 2-thiolation protein 1 isoform X1, which yields MPVQCSICMEKRAVLKRPKTGHSSCKECFFGAFEEEVHQTIVSAQLFKSGETVAIGASGGKDSTVLAHVMKVLNERYNYGLKLVLLSIDEGITGYRDDSLETVKRNQQQYELPLKIVSYEELYGWTMDAIVKQVGLKNNCTFCGVFRRQALDRGAVMLKVDKICTGHNADDVAETVLMNVLRGDIARLRRCTAISTISEGEGVVPRCKPLKYAYEKEIVLYAYFKRLDYFSTECIYSPNAYRGHARAFLKDLESIRPSSIIDIIHSGENLSVREGVRMPVQGTCGRCGYISSQALCKSCVLLDGLNRGLPKLGIGKHHRLHDKILSQQPLTEKEQRKLKIVNI from the exons ATGCCTGTCCAGTGCAGTATTTGTATGGAGAAACGCGCCGTGCTGAAACGCCCAAAGACCGGACACTCGTCATGTAAAGAATGCTTCTTTGGGGCTTTCGAGGAAGAAGTCCATCAGACGATTGTGTCAGCGCAGCTTTTTAAATCCGGAGAGACTGTAGCGATTGGTGCTTCTGGTGGGAAGGACTCCACAGTGCTCGCACATGTAATGAAGGTTTTGAATGAGCGATACAACTATGGTCTTAAACTTGTACTGCTTTCAATAGATGAGGGAATAACAGGTTACCGGGATGACTCATTGGAGACAGTGAAGAGGAACCAGCAGCAGTATGAACTACCACTGAAAATTGTGTCATATGAAGAGCTGTATGGTTGGACGATGGATGCTATAGTAAAGCAGGTTGGATTGAAAAATAACTGCACTTTCTGCGGAGTGTTCAGAAGACAGGCTCTGGACAGAGGAGCCGTTATGCTTAAAGTGGATAAGATCTGCACAG GTCACAATGCTGATGATGTGGCAGAGACCGTTCTGATGAATGTCTTGCGAGGAGACATAGCCCGTCTACGCCGCTGCACTGCCATTTCCACCATCAGCGAAGGGGAAGGGGTTGTGCCTCGTTGCAAGCCACTCAAATATGCCTACGAAAAAGAAATTGTGCTTTATGCTTACTTTAAAAGGTTGGACTACTTTTCCACTGAGTGTATCTACTCTCCCAATGCATATCGTGGCCATGCGCGAGCCTTCCTTAAGGACCTGGAGAGTATACGGCCAAGCTCCATCATAGACATCATCCACTCAGGGGAGAACCTGTCAGTGCGAGAGGGGGTAAGGATGCCAGTGCAAGGGACCTGCGGTCGATGTGGCTACATCTCTAGTCAGGCACTCTGTAAATCTTGTGTGTTGCTGGACGGGCTGAACCGAGGCCTGCCAAAGTTGGGCATAGGGAAACATCACCGCCTTCATGACAAAATCCTCTCCCAGCAGCCTCTCACCGAAAAGGAACAGAGGAAGCTCAAAATTGTAAACATCTGA
- the ctu1 gene encoding cytoplasmic tRNA 2-thiolation protein 1 isoform X2 produces the protein MPVQCSICMEKRAVLKRPKTGHSSCKECFFGAFEEEVHQTIVSAQLFKSGETVAIGASDEGITGYRDDSLETVKRNQQQYELPLKIVSYEELYGWTMDAIVKQVGLKNNCTFCGVFRRQALDRGAVMLKVDKICTGHNADDVAETVLMNVLRGDIARLRRCTAISTISEGEGVVPRCKPLKYAYEKEIVLYAYFKRLDYFSTECIYSPNAYRGHARAFLKDLESIRPSSIIDIIHSGENLSVREGVRMPVQGTCGRCGYISSQALCKSCVLLDGLNRGLPKLGIGKHHRLHDKILSQQPLTEKEQRKLKIVNI, from the exons ATGCCTGTCCAGTGCAGTATTTGTATGGAGAAACGCGCCGTGCTGAAACGCCCAAAGACCGGACACTCGTCATGTAAAGAATGCTTCTTTGGGGCTTTCGAGGAAGAAGTCCATCAGACGATTGTGTCAGCGCAGCTTTTTAAATCCGGAGAGACTGTAGCGATTGGTGCTTCTG ATGAGGGAATAACAGGTTACCGGGATGACTCATTGGAGACAGTGAAGAGGAACCAGCAGCAGTATGAACTACCACTGAAAATTGTGTCATATGAAGAGCTGTATGGTTGGACGATGGATGCTATAGTAAAGCAGGTTGGATTGAAAAATAACTGCACTTTCTGCGGAGTGTTCAGAAGACAGGCTCTGGACAGAGGAGCCGTTATGCTTAAAGTGGATAAGATCTGCACAG GTCACAATGCTGATGATGTGGCAGAGACCGTTCTGATGAATGTCTTGCGAGGAGACATAGCCCGTCTACGCCGCTGCACTGCCATTTCCACCATCAGCGAAGGGGAAGGGGTTGTGCCTCGTTGCAAGCCACTCAAATATGCCTACGAAAAAGAAATTGTGCTTTATGCTTACTTTAAAAGGTTGGACTACTTTTCCACTGAGTGTATCTACTCTCCCAATGCATATCGTGGCCATGCGCGAGCCTTCCTTAAGGACCTGGAGAGTATACGGCCAAGCTCCATCATAGACATCATCCACTCAGGGGAGAACCTGTCAGTGCGAGAGGGGGTAAGGATGCCAGTGCAAGGGACCTGCGGTCGATGTGGCTACATCTCTAGTCAGGCACTCTGTAAATCTTGTGTGTTGCTGGACGGGCTGAACCGAGGCCTGCCAAAGTTGGGCATAGGGAAACATCACCGCCTTCATGACAAAATCCTCTCCCAGCAGCCTCTCACCGAAAAGGAACAGAGGAAGCTCAAAATTGTAAACATCTGA